In the genome of Cupriavidus malaysiensis, one region contains:
- a CDS encoding tripartite tricarboxylate transporter substrate binding protein encodes MTFPLVPTHCPRKAPRAGSGAAPARRRALVGALLACAALGLCAPAGAQGEAGYPAKPIRLVVPYSAGGGADNAARIIAAQLSQSLKQQVIVDNKPGASGTIGAMAVAQAPADGYTVLYDASTFAVNPALRKLPFDPVKDFIPVSLAVTAPNILVVPPGAPYQTLAAFLDAVRKAPGKITYASYGPGSPAHMIGELLKSQAKVDLVHIPYKGGAPALTDLMGGQVDAYFANAASGIPYVKSGKLRALAVTSARRMPALPDVPTLIESGLPGFEVLEWNGVFVPKGTPAPVVARLAAAVAAAMHDPKVKARLTELGVVPVGGTPDEFSRFLHGELARWAKLVKDNHITVD; translated from the coding sequence ATGACTTTCCCCCTCGTCCCCACTCATTGCCCCCGCAAAGCGCCACGCGCAGGCAGCGGGGCCGCGCCGGCCCGGCGCCGCGCCCTGGTCGGCGCCCTGCTGGCCTGCGCCGCGCTCGGCCTCTGCGCGCCGGCCGGCGCGCAGGGCGAAGCGGGCTACCCGGCCAAGCCGATCCGGCTGGTCGTGCCCTATTCGGCCGGCGGCGGCGCCGACAATGCCGCGCGCATCATCGCCGCGCAGTTGTCGCAGTCGCTGAAGCAGCAGGTGATCGTCGACAACAAGCCCGGCGCCAGCGGCACCATCGGCGCGATGGCGGTGGCCCAGGCCCCCGCCGACGGCTACACGGTGCTGTACGACGCGTCGACTTTCGCGGTCAATCCGGCGCTGCGCAAGCTGCCGTTCGACCCGGTCAAGGACTTCATCCCGGTCTCGCTGGCGGTGACCGCGCCGAACATCCTGGTGGTGCCGCCCGGCGCCCCCTACCAGACGCTGGCGGCCTTCCTCGACGCGGTGCGCAAGGCGCCGGGCAAGATCACCTATGCCTCCTACGGGCCGGGCAGCCCGGCCCACATGATCGGCGAGCTGCTGAAGAGCCAGGCCAAGGTCGACCTGGTGCACATCCCCTACAAGGGCGGCGCGCCCGCGCTGACCGATCTGATGGGCGGGCAGGTCGATGCCTACTTCGCCAACGCCGCCTCCGGCATTCCCTACGTCAAGAGCGGCAAGCTGCGCGCGCTGGCGGTGACGTCGGCCCGCCGCATGCCGGCGCTGCCGGACGTGCCGACCCTGATCGAAAGCGGCCTGCCGGGGTTCGAGGTGCTGGAGTGGAACGGCGTCTTCGTGCCCAAGGGCACGCCGGCTCCGGTGGTGGCGCGCCTCGCCGCGGCCGTTGCCGCCGCCATGCACGACCCCAAGGTCAAGGCACGGCTGACGGAGCTGGGTGTGGTCCCGGTCGGCGGCACGCCGGACGAGTTCTCCCGCTTCCTGCACGGCGAGCTGGCGCGCTGGGCGAAGCTGGTGAAGGACAACCACATCACGGTCGACTGA
- a CDS encoding Bug family tripartite tricarboxylate transporter substrate binding protein: MRIQRACRALAWLAAGAITLAAGTARAEPWPERPVKLVVPFAPAGGNDVFARLIAQKVSEGLPQQIVVDNRPGGGGNLGTKQVARARADGYTLLLGHTGTLAVNPALYADLGFDPRHDLVPVAPIASTPLVLVVRADSPLHTAKDLIAAARARPGALNYASSGNGTGSHLTAVLFANTAGIRLAHVPYKGTGPALTDLLGGQVDFTFSVIPPVLPFIRAGRLRALAVTGAQRSELLPKVPTVAQAALPGFESTLSYGILAPRGTPGAVIDDLHARIDKVLRLPDVAARLRAEGASPLIASPAAYAELMAREAAKWKRVVQASGATIE, from the coding sequence GTGAGAATCCAAAGGGCCTGCCGCGCGCTGGCCTGGCTCGCCGCCGGCGCCATCACCCTGGCCGCCGGCACCGCCCGCGCCGAGCCGTGGCCGGAGCGCCCGGTGAAGCTGGTGGTGCCGTTCGCGCCGGCCGGCGGCAACGACGTGTTCGCGCGCCTGATCGCGCAGAAGGTCAGCGAGGGCCTGCCGCAGCAGATCGTGGTCGACAACCGGCCGGGCGGCGGCGGCAACCTCGGCACCAAGCAGGTGGCGCGCGCGCGTGCCGACGGCTACACGCTGCTGCTCGGCCACACCGGCACGCTCGCGGTCAATCCCGCCCTCTACGCCGACCTCGGCTTCGATCCCCGGCACGATCTGGTGCCGGTCGCGCCGATCGCCAGCACGCCGCTGGTGCTGGTGGTGCGGGCCGACTCGCCGCTGCATACGGCCAAGGACCTGATCGCTGCGGCCCGGGCACGGCCCGGCGCGCTCAACTATGCCTCCAGCGGCAACGGCACCGGCTCGCACCTGACCGCGGTGCTGTTCGCCAATACCGCCGGCATCCGGCTGGCCCACGTGCCCTACAAGGGCACCGGGCCGGCGCTGACCGACCTGCTGGGCGGCCAGGTCGACTTCACCTTCAGCGTGATCCCGCCGGTGCTGCCCTTCATCCGCGCCGGCAGGCTGCGCGCGCTGGCCGTGACCGGGGCGCAGCGCAGCGAACTGCTGCCCAAGGTGCCGACGGTGGCGCAGGCCGCGCTGCCGGGCTTCGAGAGCACGCTCAGCTACGGCATTCTCGCGCCGCGCGGCACGCCCGGCGCGGTGATCGACGACCTCCATGCGCGCATCGACAAGGTGCTGCGCCTGCCCGACGTCGCCGCGCGCCTGCGCGCCGAAGGCGCCTCCCCGCTGATCGCGTCGCCGGCGGCCTACGCCGAGCTGATGGCACGCGAGGCGGCCAAATGGAAGCGCGTCGTGCAGGCTTCCGGCGCCACCATCGAATAG
- a CDS encoding IclR family transcriptional regulator domain-containing protein — translation MLEYIPQFRAYRLGAPVLSMAHAMRDSSQVLKVATPMMVEVAMRHRINVGLAVADGDEMIYLESFRYNRRQSLRTVVTGQRIPMALTSLGRAYLATLAPVDLAAMLAGFAARARGRGWRELRREIEAAVASVRTRGYCVASWQPQVVALAAPVHCEGYGVHVLNVSVSSQQEAAEVEAALAGPLLALARDIEARVRLPE, via the coding sequence ATGCTCGAATACATCCCGCAGTTCCGTGCCTACCGCCTGGGCGCGCCGGTGCTCAGCATGGCGCACGCGATGCGCGACAGCTCGCAGGTGCTGAAGGTCGCCACGCCGATGATGGTGGAGGTGGCGATGCGGCACCGGATCAATGTGGGGCTGGCGGTGGCCGACGGCGACGAGATGATCTACCTGGAGTCGTTCCGCTACAACCGCCGCCAGTCGCTGCGCACCGTGGTGACGGGCCAGCGCATCCCGATGGCGCTGACCTCGCTGGGCCGCGCCTACCTGGCCACGCTGGCGCCGGTCGACCTCGCCGCCATGCTGGCCGGTTTCGCCGCGCGCGCCCGCGGGCGCGGCTGGCGCGAGCTGCGCCGCGAGATCGAAGCCGCGGTGGCATCGGTGCGCACGCGCGGCTACTGCGTGGCGTCGTGGCAGCCCCAGGTGGTGGCCCTGGCGGCGCCGGTGCATTGCGAAGGCTATGGCGTGCATGTGCTGAACGTCAGCGTGTCCAGCCAGCAGGAGGCGGCGGAAGTCGAGGCGGCGCTGGCGGGGCCGCTGCTGGCGCTGGCCCGGGACATCGAGGCGCGCGTGCGCTTGCCGGAGTGA
- a CDS encoding flavin-containing monooxygenase: MPATAPTPAAPGATPDEPLAAILIGAGFAGIGMAVALRRAGIEDFLILERGRDVGGVWRDNSYPGAACDVPSHLYSFSFEPNPDWSRTFAPQAEIHRYLQHCARKYGLAPHLRFGAEVAQARYDEARALWQVTLADGATLHTRLLVSATGQLSRPALPKLPGIEHFRGHSFHSAHWDHGYDLSGKRVAVVGTGASAIQFVPAIAGSVGSLAVFQRSPAYLMPRPDRAYRGWEKLLYRRLPWAMRLHRAGIYLRYESRALAFTRFRWLMKLAVGLPFRRLLARQVPDAALRARLTPDYPIGCKRILLSSEYLRAMSQPNVTLVTAGIRRITADGIECADGAHHAVDAIVYGTGFAATEFLSPMRITGRDGQDLNEAWRHGAQAYLGLTVPGFPNFFMLYGPNTNLGHNSIVYMLESQIAHVLRCLQAMRDARASAIEVDEAPYRRFNTRVQQRLAGTVWNGCTSWYVDASGHNSTNWPGFTLTYRWLARHSSLAAYRLTRPLPGPTGPAGGVEVAEARAWPEAAAAGFLRAFLRVAFRTLIGPPLGARAQRCIVALLTPLMPGAGGTARSWRRAGGIALEVVAPVMAPVATPASGAASAGAILYLHGGAFCLGSPATHRSITTRLAAAAGMPVWVPDYRLAPEHPHPAALEDALTSYAALRAAGHAPGQIVIAGDSAGGALALALALALRERGDPAPAALLLLSPVTDPTLGGDTLASRRKQDPMICRAWLEQGLRWYDGGTGGSGSAARPLATDLHGLPPMLVQAGDQEVLLADATRLAAHAQACGVPCRLEVHLGRWHVFHLQAFYLPSARAALRGLAAFARRQVAAQAPAVASEAPPRPEPALPPDHGVPAA; this comes from the coding sequence ATGCCCGCCACCGCTCCCACCCCCGCCGCACCCGGCGCCACGCCGGACGAACCGCTCGCCGCCATCCTCATCGGTGCGGGCTTCGCCGGCATCGGCATGGCGGTGGCCCTGCGGCGCGCCGGCATCGAGGACTTCCTCATCCTCGAACGCGGCCGCGACGTCGGCGGCGTGTGGCGCGACAACAGCTATCCCGGCGCCGCCTGCGACGTGCCGTCCCACCTGTACTCCTTCTCCTTCGAGCCCAACCCGGACTGGTCACGCACCTTTGCGCCGCAGGCGGAGATCCACCGCTACCTGCAGCACTGCGCCCGCAAGTACGGCCTGGCGCCGCACCTGCGTTTCGGCGCCGAGGTGGCGCAGGCACGCTACGACGAAGCGCGGGCGCTGTGGCAGGTGACGCTGGCCGACGGCGCCACCCTGCACACGCGCCTGCTGGTCAGCGCCACCGGCCAGCTCAGCCGGCCGGCGCTGCCGAAACTGCCGGGCATCGAGCACTTCCGTGGCCACAGCTTCCATTCCGCGCACTGGGACCATGGCTACGACCTCTCGGGCAAGCGCGTCGCCGTCGTCGGCACGGGGGCCTCGGCCATCCAGTTCGTGCCGGCCATTGCCGGCAGCGTCGGTTCGCTGGCGGTGTTCCAGCGCTCGCCGGCCTACCTGATGCCGCGCCCGGACCGGGCCTACCGGGGCTGGGAGAAGCTGCTGTACCGTCGCCTGCCATGGGCGATGCGCCTGCACCGTGCCGGCATCTACCTGCGCTACGAATCGCGCGCGCTGGCCTTCACCCGCTTCCGCTGGCTGATGAAGCTGGCGGTGGGCCTGCCCTTCCGCCGGCTGCTGGCGCGGCAGGTGCCCGATGCCGCGCTGCGCGCCAGGCTGACACCCGACTACCCGATCGGCTGCAAGCGCATCCTGCTGTCGAGCGAATACCTGCGCGCCATGAGCCAGCCCAACGTGACCCTGGTGACCGCCGGCATCCGCCGCATCACCGCGGATGGCATCGAGTGCGCGGACGGAGCGCACCATGCGGTCGATGCCATCGTCTACGGCACCGGCTTCGCCGCCACCGAGTTCCTCTCGCCCATGCGCATCACCGGCCGCGATGGACAGGACCTGAACGAGGCCTGGCGCCACGGCGCCCAGGCCTACCTGGGCCTGACGGTGCCGGGCTTCCCCAATTTCTTCATGCTGTACGGGCCCAATACCAATCTCGGCCACAACTCCATCGTCTACATGCTGGAAAGCCAGATCGCCCATGTGCTGCGCTGCCTGCAGGCGATGCGCGACGCGCGGGCGAGCGCCATCGAGGTCGACGAGGCACCCTACCGGCGCTTCAACACGCGCGTGCAGCAACGCCTGGCCGGCACCGTGTGGAATGGCTGCACCAGCTGGTATGTCGACGCCAGCGGGCACAACAGCACCAACTGGCCGGGCTTCACCCTGACCTATCGCTGGCTGGCGCGCCACTCCAGCCTGGCCGCCTACCGCCTGACGCGGCCGCTGCCCGGGCCGACGGGACCCGCCGGCGGCGTCGAGGTGGCCGAAGCGCGCGCCTGGCCCGAGGCAGCCGCCGCGGGGTTCCTGCGTGCCTTCCTGCGCGTGGCCTTCCGCACGCTGATCGGCCCGCCGCTGGGCGCGCGGGCGCAGCGGTGCATCGTGGCCCTGCTGACGCCGCTGATGCCGGGCGCCGGCGGCACCGCCCGCTCGTGGCGCCGCGCCGGCGGCATCGCGCTCGAAGTGGTGGCACCAGTGATGGCGCCAGTGGCGACGCCCGCAAGCGGCGCGGCCTCTGCCGGCGCCATCCTCTACCTGCATGGCGGCGCCTTCTGCCTGGGCAGCCCCGCCACCCATCGCAGCATCACCACGCGGCTGGCCGCCGCCGCCGGCATGCCGGTGTGGGTGCCCGACTACCGGCTCGCGCCCGAGCATCCGCATCCCGCCGCGCTGGAGGACGCACTGACCAGCTACGCGGCCCTGCGCGCGGCCGGCCACGCTCCCGGGCAGATCGTCATCGCCGGGGATTCCGCCGGCGGTGCCCTGGCGCTGGCGCTCGCCCTGGCACTGCGCGAGCGCGGCGATCCCGCGCCGGCGGCCCTGCTGCTGCTGTCCCCGGTGACCGACCCCACGCTCGGCGGCGACACCTTGGCCTCGCGGCGCAAGCAGGACCCGATGATCTGCCGGGCCTGGCTCGAACAGGGCCTGCGCTGGTATGACGGTGGCACCGGCGGCAGCGGCTCCGCCGCGCGGCCGCTCGCAACGGACCTGCACGGCCTGCCGCCGATGCTGGTCCAGGCCGGCGACCAGGAAGTGCTGCTGGCGGACGCCACCCGTCTCGCCGCGCACGCACAGGCCTGCGGCGTGCCATGCCGGCTCGAAGTCCACCTGGGGCGCTGGCATGTCTTCCACTTGCAGGCTTTCTACCTGCCTTCGGCCAGGGCGGCGCTGCGCGGGCTGGCGGCCTTCGCGCGCCGGCAGGTGGCAGCGCAAGCGCCGGCCGTCGCGTCCGAGGCGCCACCGCGGCCAGAACCCGCGCTGCCGCCTGACCACGGCGTTCCTGCAGCATGA
- a CDS encoding AraC family transcriptional regulator: MRFWEFTRSPASVHLLVDFGVARGLAPAQLLAGTRLSPERLADPNQGVSAAQELRVAGNLLRWLEHPPGLGLEVGLQYHFSAYGVWGYGLISSATGADAMALALRFLPLTFAFCGIAYHEEGELGVLGFGEPALADGLRQFLLERDMAAAAVLLREIGGGDFRVRAFTLTARAPARGNSRRDLPTVFGATPTYGAARDSLLFDRAWLARPLPQANPVTVAMCEQMCGRLLEERRARLGTAALVRHYLDSAPGGQPPTLDGMAQRMHTSPRTLKRRLQEDGSSFRALLAEHRSALARQWLQEGNLSLTEIAARLGFSDLSTFSQAFKRWHGVAPSAYRGMREGA; encoded by the coding sequence ATGCGCTTCTGGGAGTTCACGAGAAGTCCGGCGAGCGTCCACCTGCTGGTGGATTTCGGCGTGGCGCGCGGGCTGGCGCCGGCGCAACTGCTGGCCGGCACGCGCCTGTCGCCCGAACGGCTGGCCGACCCTAACCAGGGCGTGAGCGCCGCGCAGGAACTGCGCGTCGCCGGCAACCTGCTGCGCTGGCTGGAGCATCCGCCCGGACTGGGGCTGGAGGTGGGGCTGCAGTATCACTTCTCCGCCTACGGCGTGTGGGGCTACGGCCTGATCAGCAGTGCCACGGGAGCCGACGCCATGGCGCTGGCGCTGCGTTTCCTGCCGCTCACCTTCGCCTTCTGCGGGATTGCCTACCACGAGGAAGGCGAGCTCGGGGTGCTCGGCTTCGGCGAGCCGGCGCTCGCCGATGGCCTGCGCCAGTTCCTGCTGGAGCGCGACATGGCCGCCGCCGCGGTGCTGCTGCGCGAAATCGGCGGCGGCGACTTCCGCGTGCGGGCCTTCACGCTCACGGCCAGGGCGCCGGCGCGCGGGAACTCCCGGCGCGACCTGCCGACGGTGTTCGGTGCCACGCCCACCTACGGCGCCGCGCGCGACAGCCTGCTGTTCGACCGCGCCTGGCTGGCCAGGCCCCTGCCGCAGGCCAATCCGGTCACGGTGGCGATGTGCGAGCAGATGTGCGGCCGGCTGCTGGAAGAACGGCGCGCGCGCCTCGGCACCGCCGCGCTGGTGCGCCACTACCTGGACAGCGCCCCGGGCGGCCAGCCGCCGACGCTCGACGGCATGGCGCAGCGCATGCACACCAGCCCGCGCACCTTGAAGCGCCGCCTGCAGGAAGACGGCAGCTCCTTCCGCGCGCTGCTGGCCGAACACCGCTCCGCGCTGGCGCGGCAATGGCTGCAGGAGGGGAACCTGAGCCTGACCGAGATCGCGGCGCGGCTCGGCTTCAGCGACCTGTCGACCTTCTCGCAGGCCTTCAAGCGCTGGCACGGCGTGGCCCCCAGCGCTTACCGCGGCATGCGCGAGGGCGCCTGA
- a CDS encoding DsbA family oxidoreductase, which yields MPAPLKIDFVSDIACPWCAIGLASLQQALARLDGEVDARIAMHPFELNPQMGPQGEAIVDYLGKKYGRTPAQIAETQAMIRERGASVGFAFGPREFVYNTFDAHRLLHWAGLQGKQLALKQALLQAYHGDGKDPSSHDVLVEAAASVGLDAEQARGVLARGDYADEVRAEEREYQAMGIQSVPSIIFNDRYLVSGGQPPEAFEQAIRQILAEG from the coding sequence ATGCCCGCTCCCCTCAAGATCGACTTCGTCTCCGATATCGCCTGCCCCTGGTGCGCGATCGGCCTGGCCTCGCTTCAGCAGGCGCTGGCGCGCCTGGATGGCGAGGTCGATGCCCGCATCGCCATGCATCCCTTCGAACTGAACCCGCAGATGGGTCCGCAGGGCGAGGCCATCGTCGACTACCTCGGCAAGAAATACGGCCGCACCCCGGCCCAGATCGCCGAAACCCAGGCCATGATCCGCGAGCGCGGCGCCAGCGTCGGCTTCGCCTTCGGCCCGCGCGAGTTCGTCTACAACACCTTCGACGCCCACCGGCTGCTGCACTGGGCCGGCCTGCAAGGCAAGCAGCTCGCGCTCAAGCAGGCGCTGCTGCAGGCCTACCACGGCGACGGCAAGGATCCCAGCAGCCACGACGTGCTGGTCGAGGCGGCCGCCTCGGTCGGGCTGGACGCCGAACAGGCGCGCGGCGTGCTGGCGCGCGGCGACTACGCCGACGAAGTGCGCGCGGAAGAGCGGGAATACCAGGCGATGGGCATCCAGTCGGTGCCGTCGATCATCTTCAACGACCGCTACCTGGTGAGCGGCGGCCAGCCGCCGGAAGCCTTCGAGCAGGCGATCCGGCAGATCCTGGCAGAGGGCTGA
- a CDS encoding RHS repeat domain-containing protein — protein MTRFLQTRPASPRRPAPRWLAALALAGALCGTGAASAADLVLAYDELGRLVRVTDKASGATVTYEYDAAGNLVAIRRTS, from the coding sequence ATGACTCGCTTCCTGCAGACCCGCCCCGCGTCGCCGCGGCGGCCCGCACCGCGCTGGCTCGCCGCCCTGGCCCTGGCCGGCGCCCTCTGCGGCACCGGCGCGGCCAGCGCCGCCGACCTGGTGCTCGCCTATGACGAACTGGGCCGCCTGGTCCGCGTCACCGACAAGGCCAGCGGCGCCACCGTCACCTACGAATACGACGCGGCCGGCAACCTGGTCGCGATCCGCCGCACGTCCTAG
- a CDS encoding RHS repeat-associated core domain-containing protein: MLSWSRLHWKPPILPRHWLGRLLLACVIAGLAPAAWAEDCYDKFAAAGAFPGSKNCLLYASTVTSGLGGLCSATLATEYCAGAPPGGGKPYRPDDTPLSLDAPDNVEYIVGDVSMDDVSGGCGDADAGQCAEASGGDPVNLFTGQFDYAVVDHTVADLVPLQMGRVYRSSLRNADGQAVLGAFGLGMQPHYDLYLRETEGGARLQLVLPSGVAIPFARVADGRWRNGRSRGNLYGTEIAQNGARERVLTLHDRHRWTFSLIGQRWYLSEVADRNGNRLTLTREQTGLLIAVQGPSGRRLQIGYSGSDDVRARRLISRITDPLGRTTTYAYDARLRLVKATARDGGTTTYEWDGQDRLVGITDALGIKALVNEYDGAQRVVRQTLADGSTFRFAYTPSSGTVTRTEVTDRRGAVRQVDFDANGNVVANQQAANGNILERNEHRFTYDAASGKLVRSEDYRGRVTLYAYDANGNLARRTQVAAFSYGDRVTEATYDPVWNVPTRLKLPNGGEWTYQYDGRGNLVRVRAPDGGEWTQAYDSQGRRTRAANPLGHATTYGYSGADLASVTDPLGRTVRYATDAAGRRTRVTDPLGHATQVRYDAMDRVLEIVNARNGKIAFAYDAAGRLTARTDERGNTTRFTHTPIGRVATRTEADGARTTYGYDLAGALSETVDPRGKRMTIKRDKRGQPETIEYGAATADNWPWKSQLDIIDLGNGFNLGDTNVGLKLLRYDNAGRLVYEWMSGITRVYRTYEASTPGQLTTMRMKGSSVIPDSPTLRYAYDPVGRVTRISQDGRATALQFEWDRAGRLVRSTATGQGGRARLVTDYSYDAAGQLTGLDYRSAGGKLGEIRYSYDAAGRRTGIGGSLNPIELPGASVTDAQYDARNRLTRWAGRTLRYDANGNLIDDGVRTYTWNERDQLRRVTTAATGLVQFGYDPAGRRTIRNQGDEWLDYIHDGANLAQEFDRHSKITTLHGPAVDMPQIRQDSDGTERFLLQDGNGNVIGLSDGLGTTLETQYRYEPYGKTRVLGQASRNTQQYTGRENDATGLYYYRARYYDPETGRFVSPDPIGWAAGQTNGYAYVGGDPLNLVDPGGDVPIYRGDNVTMHAYPGPQAGGTEHARWGPGQSYHVHMVDNQGREARMSTETWKPLTEKDAAVFNQSKQMQRACNSLTDGEKKFLDRVNRQIFHRGVPTANQLLRMGGWRGRGSSGRSDN; the protein is encoded by the coding sequence ATGCTGTCCTGGTCTCGCCTGCACTGGAAGCCCCCGATCCTGCCGCGCCACTGGCTCGGCAGGCTGCTGCTGGCCTGCGTGATCGCCGGCCTCGCCCCCGCCGCGTGGGCCGAAGACTGCTACGACAAGTTCGCCGCGGCCGGCGCCTTTCCTGGCTCGAAGAACTGCCTGCTCTACGCCTCCACCGTCACCAGCGGGCTGGGCGGCCTGTGCAGCGCCACGCTCGCCACCGAGTACTGCGCCGGCGCGCCGCCCGGCGGCGGCAAGCCCTATAGGCCGGACGACACGCCACTGTCGCTGGATGCGCCCGACAACGTCGAATACATCGTCGGCGACGTCAGCATGGACGACGTCAGCGGCGGCTGCGGCGATGCCGATGCGGGCCAGTGCGCGGAAGCCAGCGGTGGCGACCCGGTCAACCTGTTCACCGGACAGTTCGACTACGCGGTGGTCGACCACACCGTGGCCGACCTGGTCCCGCTGCAGATGGGGCGCGTCTACCGCAGCTCGCTGCGCAATGCCGACGGCCAGGCCGTGCTGGGGGCCTTCGGCCTCGGCATGCAGCCCCACTACGACCTCTACCTGCGCGAGACGGAGGGCGGCGCGCGCCTGCAACTGGTGCTGCCCAGCGGCGTGGCGATCCCCTTCGCCCGCGTGGCGGACGGCCGCTGGCGCAACGGCAGGAGCCGCGGCAACCTGTACGGCACCGAGATCGCGCAGAACGGCGCCCGCGAGCGGGTGCTGACCCTGCACGACCGCCACCGCTGGACCTTCTCGCTGATCGGCCAGCGCTGGTACCTGAGCGAAGTGGCCGACCGCAACGGCAACCGCCTCACGCTGACCCGCGAGCAGACCGGCCTGCTGATCGCGGTGCAGGGCCCGAGCGGGCGCAGGCTGCAGATCGGCTACTCGGGCAGTGACGACGTGCGCGCGCGGCGCCTGATCTCCCGCATCACCGACCCGCTCGGCCGCACCACCACCTATGCCTACGACGCGCGCCTGCGCCTGGTCAAGGCGACCGCCCGCGACGGCGGCACCACCACCTACGAGTGGGACGGCCAGGACCGCCTGGTCGGCATTACCGACGCGCTTGGCATCAAGGCCCTGGTCAACGAGTACGATGGCGCGCAGCGCGTGGTGCGGCAGACCCTGGCCGACGGCAGCACCTTCCGCTTCGCCTACACGCCGTCCAGCGGCACCGTGACCCGCACCGAGGTGACGGACCGGCGCGGCGCCGTGCGCCAGGTCGACTTCGATGCGAACGGCAATGTGGTGGCCAACCAGCAGGCCGCCAACGGCAACATCCTCGAACGTAACGAGCACCGCTTCACCTACGACGCCGCCAGCGGCAAGCTGGTGCGCAGCGAGGACTACCGCGGCCGCGTCACGCTGTATGCCTACGACGCCAACGGCAACCTGGCCAGGCGCACCCAGGTGGCCGCCTTCAGCTACGGCGACCGCGTCACCGAAGCCACCTACGACCCGGTGTGGAACGTCCCCACCCGGCTCAAGCTGCCCAACGGCGGCGAATGGACCTACCAGTACGACGGCCGCGGCAACCTCGTGCGCGTGCGCGCGCCCGATGGCGGCGAATGGACCCAGGCCTACGACAGCCAGGGGCGGCGCACGCGTGCCGCCAATCCGCTCGGCCACGCCACCACCTACGGCTATAGCGGCGCCGACCTCGCCAGCGTGACCGATCCGCTCGGCCGCACCGTGCGCTACGCGACGGACGCCGCAGGCCGCCGCACGCGGGTAACCGACCCGCTGGGCCACGCCACCCAGGTGCGCTACGACGCCATGGACCGCGTGCTGGAAATCGTCAACGCCCGCAACGGCAAGATCGCCTTCGCCTACGATGCCGCCGGCCGCCTGACCGCGCGCACCGACGAACGCGGCAACACCACGCGCTTCACCCATACGCCGATCGGCCGCGTCGCCACCAGGACCGAAGCCGACGGCGCTCGCACTACCTACGGCTACGACCTGGCCGGGGCGCTGAGCGAGACGGTGGACCCGCGCGGCAAGCGCATGACCATCAAGCGCGACAAGCGGGGCCAGCCCGAGACGATCGAATACGGCGCGGCCACGGCGGACAACTGGCCATGGAAAAGCCAGCTGGACATCATCGACCTGGGGAATGGGTTCAACCTGGGTGACACCAATGTCGGCCTCAAACTGCTGCGCTACGACAACGCCGGCCGCCTGGTGTATGAGTGGATGTCCGGCATCACGCGGGTGTACCGTACCTACGAGGCCAGCACGCCCGGTCAGTTGACGACGATGCGCATGAAGGGCTCGAGCGTCATCCCGGACTCCCCCACGCTGCGCTATGCCTACGATCCGGTCGGCCGGGTGACCCGTATCAGCCAGGACGGCCGTGCCACCGCCCTGCAGTTCGAATGGGACCGCGCCGGCCGCCTCGTGCGCAGCACCGCCACCGGCCAGGGCGGCCGTGCCCGGCTCGTTACCGACTACAGCTATGACGCCGCCGGCCAGCTCACCGGGCTCGACTACCGCAGCGCGGGCGGCAAGCTGGGCGAGATCCGCTACAGCTACGACGCCGCCGGGCGCCGCACCGGCATCGGCGGCAGCCTCAACCCGATCGAGTTGCCCGGCGCCAGCGTGACCGACGCCCAGTACGACGCGCGCAACCGCCTGACACGCTGGGCCGGCCGCACCCTGCGCTACGACGCCAATGGCAACCTGATCGACGACGGCGTGCGTACCTACACCTGGAACGAGCGCGACCAGCTGCGCCGGGTCACCACTGCCGCCACGGGACTGGTGCAATTCGGCTACGACCCTGCGGGCCGGCGAACGATCCGCAACCAGGGCGACGAGTGGCTCGACTACATCCACGACGGCGCGAACCTGGCGCAAGAGTTTGACCGCCACAGCAAAATCACCACGCTCCACGGCCCGGCGGTGGACATGCCGCAGATCCGCCAGGATTCAGACGGCACCGAGCGCTTCCTGCTGCAGGACGGCAACGGCAACGTGATCGGCCTGAGCGACGGGCTGGGCACGACACTGGAGACGCAATACCGCTACGAGCCCTACGGCAAGACGCGGGTGCTGGGACAGGCCAGCCGCAATACCCAGCAGTACACGGGGCGGGAGAACGATGCCACCGGGCTGTACTACTACCGGGCACGTTACTACGATCCGGAGACGGGGCGCTTCGTCAGTCCGGATCCGATCGGGTGGGCGGCAGGGCAGACGAATGGGTATGCGTATGTGGGTGGGGATCCGCTGAATCTGGTGGATCCCGGAGGGGATGTACCGATCTATCGGGGTGACAACGTCACGATGCATGCCTACCCCGGTCCGCAGGCGGGGGGGACCGAGCATGCACGTTGGGGCCCTGGGCAGAGCTACCACGTGCACATGGTCGACAATCAGGGGCGCGAGGCGAGAATGTCTACGGAAACTTGGAAGCCTCTCACGGAGAAGGATGCGGCAGTGTTTAACCAGAGCAAGCAAATGCAACGTGCGTGCAACAGCCTGACAGACGGCGAGAAAAAGTTCCTTGATCGGGTAAACCGTCAGATTTTCCATCGGGGGGTGCCGACGGCTAACCAATTGTTGCGCATGGGCGGATGGCGGGGAAGAGGTAGCTCCGGCCGCTCAGACAATTGA